Proteins encoded within one genomic window of Spirochaeta isovalerica:
- a CDS encoding DNA/RNA non-specific endonuclease, with product MKRLLIFFISLPLFAGDFDLKPVILDRNYEHDRWVTEPKDQLFEFAAYTVSFDGPDDNNGDEVSDLWGIAEWVSYEIKRLETDHPLEDRPSWKSDRNLYEAGIAPKDDTYAVSGVRDLKEVKTDYRFVRGHLCPKDTAERISADAAYNTHTVLNAVPQLQWQNNGIWKTLEQDANEWADRYGRIWVITGPVFFNRTPALWLGQDNEKKAAVPDALFKIIIKENNYMIDTLTFLIPNILPKEEKEPADFLTDLNRIEDLTGLTFFVFTNKDRINQQLDGEINW from the coding sequence ATGAAGCGATTATTGATTTTTTTTATATCCCTACCACTCTTCGCAGGCGATTTCGACCTGAAACCTGTTATTCTGGACCGTAATTACGAACACGACCGGTGGGTGACCGAACCGAAGGATCAGCTTTTCGAATTTGCCGCCTACACCGTCTCCTTTGACGGCCCTGATGACAATAACGGCGATGAAGTGAGTGATTTATGGGGCATAGCGGAATGGGTCTCCTATGAGATAAAACGGCTTGAGACCGATCATCCCCTGGAAGACCGCCCCTCATGGAAAAGCGACCGGAACCTGTATGAGGCGGGAATTGCCCCGAAAGACGATACCTACGCCGTATCGGGAGTCAGGGATCTTAAGGAAGTTAAAACCGATTACCGTTTTGTCCGGGGGCATCTCTGCCCGAAAGACACGGCCGAGAGAATCAGCGCCGACGCGGCTTACAATACTCATACGGTGCTCAATGCCGTACCGCAGCTCCAATGGCAGAACAACGGCATCTGGAAAACGCTGGAACAGGATGCCAATGAATGGGCGGACCGTTACGGCAGGATCTGGGTGATCACCGGGCCGGTTTTCTTCAACAGAACGCCGGCCCTCTGGCTCGGTCAGGACAATGAAAAAAAAGCCGCCGTACCCGATGCGCTGTTTAAAATCATCATCAAAGAAAACAACTACATGATCGATACCCTCACTTTTCTCATTCCCAACATCCTGCCCAAAGAGGAAAAGGAACCGGCTGACTTTCTGACGGATCTGAACCGGATTGAAGATTTAACAGGCCTGACCTTTTTCGTTTTCACCAATAAGGACAGGATCAACCAGCAACTCGACGGGGAGATAAACTGGTGA
- a CDS encoding Crp/Fnr family transcriptional regulator, with amino-acid sequence MNEQVNISFYLNRYGLNSLLPAEVVEDLKVFRYKAGEHVVRSDEYLEYLYFFVEGKGKVYSLQENGKSLLVRFYTPPDVIGDVELFSDRRSVCNLQAISEVTCLAIEMKKMQLACRNNPSLLEYFCRSLSGKLQNFNISSAINLTYPLENRLASYLIAISEKGEDETTVDRIYTDNLTELADLLGTSYRHLTRTIRDFTERGIIEKKNRRIEIRDYRRLKEMAREIYT; translated from the coding sequence TTGAACGAACAGGTGAATATCAGCTTTTATCTGAACCGCTACGGATTGAATTCTCTTCTCCCAGCAGAAGTGGTAGAGGATCTGAAAGTTTTCCGGTACAAAGCGGGAGAGCACGTTGTCCGCAGCGACGAATATCTGGAATACCTCTATTTCTTTGTGGAGGGAAAAGGAAAAGTCTATTCCCTTCAGGAAAACGGGAAATCTCTACTGGTCAGGTTTTACACTCCCCCCGATGTGATTGGCGATGTAGAGCTCTTCTCCGACAGGCGTTCGGTCTGTAACCTCCAGGCGATCAGCGAAGTCACCTGCCTGGCCATTGAAATGAAAAAAATGCAGCTGGCCTGCCGGAACAATCCCTCCCTTCTGGAATACTTCTGCCGCAGCCTCAGCGGAAAACTGCAGAATTTCAATATCTCCAGCGCCATCAACCTCACCTATCCCCTGGAAAACCGCCTGGCCAGCTATCTCATCGCCATCTCGGAAAAAGGAGAAGATGAGACGACCGTCGACAGAATCTATACGGATAACCTGACCGAACTGGCCGATCTGCTTGGCACAAGCTATCGCCATCTGACCAGAACGATAAGAGATTTTACGGAACGGGGAATCATAGAGAAAAAGAACAGGCGGATTGAAATTAGAGACTACAGGCGATTGAAGGAAATGGCCCGGGAAATCTATACTTAA
- a CDS encoding polysaccharide biosynthesis/export family protein — MKKLIPLLIFTISTFLWAQQFTMPGAGEPDNGVSQTQYIPQAVLPLSAVPETAENLQLAISNRQYPVTPGDVYELTFLLAGETVSNILLVESDYTINMTIFGKLNASGMTFAQLKPVIEQKIADAYPRSLPSLNIISVGVFQVPVRGEIPESRYVTAWGLSRLSEVLDGILGDYSSVRDIQILSRDGVTNSYDLLLALNQGDLAQNPTIRPDDTIIINRIHREIEMRGEVYKPGVYQLLDSDTIDHVERYTGGFTPMANAERIRIDRFTGNHPSTFFINREDYSREFEFHNGDIVTVPSIIRVQPVVYVEGGILNSEVLQTLGVDTIDQIEEYDRISYPISLGETLYDILDSLRDSFAPFASLRNGYILRDGVPIAVNMERLIYNYDIEDDVLLEPFDQIIIPVNRPLVYVTGAANFPGPFPYNPNADYIYYVNQAGGFDNLRNKNGKVIITDSTGSRKSELDSIEPGDTINAISNDFLYNFNQYFPAIATGLGLITTMISIATALNYSGAE, encoded by the coding sequence ATGAAAAAACTTATACCATTACTCATTTTTACAATCAGTACTTTTCTCTGGGCTCAGCAGTTTACCATGCCGGGAGCAGGAGAACCTGACAACGGAGTAAGTCAAACACAATACATTCCCCAGGCTGTTCTGCCTTTGAGTGCAGTTCCGGAGACTGCTGAAAATCTTCAGCTGGCCATTTCCAATCGTCAATATCCTGTCACCCCTGGTGATGTTTATGAATTAACATTCCTGCTTGCCGGTGAAACAGTCTCCAATATTCTTCTTGTTGAAAGCGATTATACAATCAATATGACTATTTTCGGTAAGCTTAATGCTTCCGGTATGACTTTTGCTCAGCTTAAGCCTGTTATCGAACAGAAAATTGCCGATGCCTATCCCCGCAGTCTTCCCTCGTTGAATATTATATCTGTCGGTGTTTTTCAGGTCCCCGTAAGAGGTGAAATCCCTGAATCCCGATATGTTACAGCCTGGGGATTGTCCCGTTTGAGCGAAGTTCTCGACGGTATTCTCGGTGACTATTCTTCAGTCCGGGACATACAGATTCTCTCCAGGGATGGGGTTACGAACTCCTACGATCTTCTACTGGCCTTGAATCAGGGAGACCTTGCTCAGAATCCGACGATTCGTCCAGATGATACAATAATCATCAATCGTATTCATAGAGAAATTGAAATGAGGGGAGAGGTATATAAGCCCGGTGTTTATCAGCTTCTCGATTCCGATACAATAGATCACGTTGAACGTTATACAGGCGGTTTCACTCCCATGGCCAATGCGGAAAGAATTCGTATTGACCGGTTTACTGGAAACCATCCCAGTACTTTCTTCATTAATCGTGAGGACTATAGCCGCGAGTTCGAGTTCCATAATGGGGATATTGTCACGGTTCCTTCAATTATCAGGGTTCAGCCTGTTGTTTATGTGGAAGGCGGGATATTAAATTCCGAAGTTCTTCAGACTCTTGGTGTCGATACTATCGATCAAATAGAAGAATATGACCGCATATCCTATCCCATAAGCCTGGGAGAGACTCTGTATGATATTCTGGATTCTCTCCGTGATTCATTTGCTCCGTTTGCTTCACTGAGGAATGGATATATTCTCAGGGACGGAGTACCGATTGCAGTCAATATGGAACGGCTTATCTATAATTACGATATAGAAGATGATGTTCTGCTTGAGCCCTTCGATCAAATTATCATTCCTGTAAACAGGCCACTTGTTTATGTTACCGGCGCTGCCAATTTTCCAGGACCTTTTCCCTATAATCCAAATGCTGATTATATCTATTATGTTAACCAGGCAGGTGGATTTGATAATCTACGCAATAAAAACGGTAAAGTTATCATCACCGATTCAACCGGATCTCGGAAGAGTGAATTAGATTCCATTGAACCCGGAGATACAATCAATGCCATTTCCAATGATTTTCTCTATAATTTTAATCAGTATTTTCCGGCTATTGCGACGGGATTGGGGCTGATTACTACAATGATTTCTATTGCAACGGCATTAAACTATTCAGGAGCTGAATAA
- a CDS encoding class I adenylate-forming enzyme family protein, whose amino-acid sequence MQVHDLLNYAAINSPEKDAVWYKDEWMTYRQLGDATDRIASFLLNQEFRKGDRVALLLENSHFYVASYFAILKAGGVVVGISTDATVDRLQYQINDSEARILITQTRFMKIVNQTTEELTSLRAILLEENTGTVPENGRILYKRYSELEFASVRREFPRTIDIDLAEIVYTSGSTGKPKGVMLTHLNLVTNMKAISSYLHMTGNDRMMVILPFTYIYGKSLLLTHVLKEASVVIDNRFVFPNKVLDTMEELEVTGFSGVPSTYMILLNRSTVRERNFSSLRYVTQAGGSMAPVVQEEVVKAFSPAQLYIMYGATEAAPRLSYLEPEYLFERRGSIGKPVDNVELLVCDSEGNELPPGEVGEITARGSNIMIGYWRDPEETAKVLRHGMYYTGDLGKVDEDGFFYVVGRSKEMIKVKGFRVGIKEIEDAILELEDVVETAVVGVDDPLTGEAILALIIPRKKDWNGKEQIRNHLKKRVPAISQPAYIEFRDSFPKNSSGKILKAQIKGEENKKDRSGKTSVVS is encoded by the coding sequence ATGCAGGTTCACGATCTACTTAATTATGCCGCAATTAATTCCCCGGAAAAGGATGCCGTTTGGTACAAAGACGAATGGATGACATATCGTCAGTTGGGAGATGCTACCGATCGCATTGCTTCTTTTCTTCTGAATCAGGAGTTTCGAAAGGGCGATAGGGTGGCTCTTCTCCTGGAGAATTCCCATTTTTATGTTGCCTCCTATTTCGCTATTCTCAAGGCGGGCGGAGTTGTTGTAGGAATCAGTACTGATGCGACAGTTGATAGATTGCAGTATCAGATCAATGATTCGGAAGCTCGGATTCTTATCACCCAGACACGATTTATGAAGATTGTGAATCAGACCACAGAAGAGCTTACGTCCCTGAGAGCAATCCTTCTTGAAGAAAATACAGGAACAGTCCCGGAAAATGGGAGAATCCTGTATAAAAGGTATTCCGAATTGGAGTTTGCATCTGTTAGGAGAGAATTTCCCCGCACAATCGATATTGATCTGGCGGAGATTGTCTACACGTCCGGAAGCACGGGAAAGCCGAAAGGTGTCATGCTGACCCATCTGAATCTTGTTACCAATATGAAAGCCATCAGTTCCTACTTGCATATGACCGGAAATGACCGGATGATGGTCATTCTGCCGTTCACATACATTTACGGTAAATCTCTCCTATTGACCCATGTATTAAAAGAAGCTTCGGTCGTTATAGACAACCGCTTTGTTTTTCCAAACAAGGTACTGGATACAATGGAGGAGCTGGAAGTAACAGGCTTTTCGGGAGTCCCTTCCACATACATGATTCTTCTGAACCGATCAACAGTTCGAGAGAGAAATTTCTCATCTCTCCGTTATGTAACCCAGGCGGGAGGCTCTATGGCTCCTGTGGTCCAGGAAGAGGTCGTCAAGGCTTTTTCTCCGGCGCAGTTGTACATTATGTACGGAGCAACGGAAGCGGCTCCCCGGTTGTCCTATCTTGAACCGGAATATCTTTTTGAACGGCGGGGATCGATCGGAAAACCCGTGGATAATGTAGAATTGCTGGTTTGTGATTCTGAGGGGAATGAGCTTCCTCCCGGCGAAGTCGGGGAGATTACGGCCCGGGGGTCAAATATCATGATAGGCTACTGGCGTGATCCCGAAGAAACAGCCAAAGTTCTCAGACACGGAATGTATTACACGGGAGACCTCGGCAAAGTTGATGAAGATGGTTTTTTCTATGTAGTCGGACGTTCAAAGGAGATGATTAAAGTAAAAGGATTCAGGGTCGGGATTAAAGAGATTGAAGATGCCATTCTGGAACTGGAAGATGTTGTCGAGACTGCTGTTGTCGGTGTTGATGATCCTTTGACTGGAGAAGCGATCCTGGCTCTTATTATTCCCAGAAAAAAAGATTGGAATGGTAAAGAACAAATTCGTAATCATTTAAAGAAAAGAGTCCCCGCTATCAGCCAGCCGGCTTACATAGAATTCAGAGATTCATTTCCGAAAAACAGTTCCGGAAAAATTCTAAAGGCTCAGATTAAAGGGGAAGAAAACAAAAAGGACCGTTCCGGTAAAACCAGCGTGGTTTCCTAG
- a CDS encoding protein DA1, with product MINRPLCGYCKRPVTDQYFRDYWGNMYCAVHLNREPQCDYCGRLISRELTKGGMTYSDGRRICGLCKATSVDKEDKGLRLLQLVHDVLAFQGIEISPFKPEFYLIDRSRLKKLGSKSETRGFARYTKETVNGKVTDFRLMIYILKGMPESSFISACAHELMHIWFYSRGLTGLSPRLEEGSCNYAAYLILKTLNSPEAAYRIHELMEDRSPVYGKGFQKVLKMVEGHGVPYWLEYLQKR from the coding sequence GTGATAAACCGCCCCCTCTGCGGATATTGCAAACGCCCCGTGACTGACCAGTATTTCAGAGACTACTGGGGGAACATGTACTGCGCCGTTCATCTGAACCGGGAACCGCAATGCGACTACTGCGGACGGCTGATCTCCCGGGAGCTGACGAAAGGCGGCATGACCTACAGCGACGGCCGGAGAATTTGCGGATTGTGCAAGGCTACCTCCGTTGATAAAGAGGATAAGGGGTTGAGGCTTCTTCAGCTTGTTCACGATGTACTGGCTTTTCAGGGTATTGAGATATCTCCCTTCAAACCGGAATTTTATCTGATCGACAGAAGCCGCCTGAAAAAACTGGGATCGAAATCGGAAACAAGAGGATTCGCCCGGTATACGAAAGAGACAGTCAACGGGAAGGTGACGGATTTCAGGCTGATGATTTATATCCTGAAAGGAATGCCGGAATCGTCCTTTATTTCCGCCTGCGCCCATGAGCTGATGCATATCTGGTTTTACAGCCGGGGGCTTACGGGACTGTCACCCAGACTGGAGGAAGGAAGCTGTAATTATGCGGCCTATCTGATTCTGAAGACTTTGAACTCACCGGAAGCGGCTTATCGGATTCATGAGCTGATGGAGGACAGAAGTCCGGTTTACGGGAAGGGGTTTCAGAAGGTGTTGAAAATGGTTGAGGGGCATGGGGTGCCGTATTGGCTGGAGTACCTACAGAAACGCTAG